AAATATTTATAGAAATTATGTTAATTTCATACTTCTGTTCCAACGCATAATATGTAGTAACACACACACATGCATCAACTTACCTGTCCAAGTAAATTGCTTTCCAATTTCAAAGACAGTAGATTAGGAAGTGACTTGAAAATAGCACCAGGCCATTCCTTAATCTTGTTCCTGGACAGAATCAAAGTCTGCAACAGTGGGACAAAATTCCAATTAATAATTTAACACAGCAGCAAGTTTCCTAATAACCTAGCCCAGCCTATCAGCAGTAACTTTCTAAAAAATCCCAGCCAAAACAGTCATAAATAACTTATTCTTGACCATTAATACTACAAAAATAGATCAAATTAAGAAAGAATCTTATTATAAAACTTGTATAAGAAATATCAATTGTGCCTCTGCCCATTTTCCTCGTGTAATAGCATATGCATAATATTCTAGAGTGTTGGTGCCTATATCCTTGCTATGTTCTTCGTCTCTAACAATACATAGTAGATAACCATGATAAGCCTGTCTTTCACAATACATAGTAGATAACCATGACAAGCCTATTAACCGTCTCCAGCCAAAACATAACCTAGTTCTCCTTAAAGTTGATAGGTTTTCCTTAGAATAGGATCAACCTATTATACTCAATCACACAATTGCTGAAAATTTCTCTCAACTTTTATTGAAATAATAGAGAAAGAATTACAAGACTCCAGAATTTCGAGAGGTCTGGAACTCTCCGACTCCAAACTTTCGAGGGGTTTGGAGACACTCCACAAGAGACAACTCTCCTAACTTTTCTCATACCCCCTATTGACCTCCTATTTATAACCCCCAACCAAGACTTACTAAAGCCACCTCAGTAAAATGTAATTTTAACTTTGACCCCTAAAAGAGTTCAATACAATACATAAAGAATTAAATTCAGCTAACTAAAATAATCTAAATAAACTTATTTAAGTCGCTTATGATAGACTTGCCTAATCATAGGCCTATCAAAAGTAGCACCTAGTTATCCCTAAACAGTCAATTTTCTTATGTCCAGTGGCTGATCCCAGCTGTGGAAGCAGCCTCAATCTCATTATTGAATAAACTTTAAATTTGATGATGACATTAGTAGATTTTTAATGAAAAGAGACAAAGGAATGTACAAGTTTATATACTTTGTGTACCACTTTTTATTTCTGACTATGAAGCAAACAAGATAAGCTGTTTGAATTAACTTACCTGGAGAGACATACATGAGGAAAGTTCAACTGGCAGTTCTTGAATAGAATTCCTAGAAAGATCAACTTTAATGACCTCACCCGATTCCCATACTTGTGATGGCACAGCACCCAAACCCAACCCTTCCAAAGAAAGTTCCTGAGAGTAAAATCATTTCTACAGGTGTAAATGTCAAacttaaatacaaaaaatatgtataGGAACCAATAGTGATTTACATGCTCTCCTCTGGCATGTAACAACTAAACTATAAAAGACAAAGAAACAATAAGCAACACAATTCATCAGTTACATGCAGAACAGAAACCAAATCATATGTGCTAGTGGAATCGTAATTTTTTGGCAAACACCCCTAGAAAATTCACTTTACACAATAAGAAGACAAACAAAGATCATTCTGGGGAAGAGCTTTTCCAAATCAGAGGTAACTATCATGATCGATACCTTTGAAGCGATAGACAACCGGGTTGCCATGGTAATTACATCCACTTTTGCTGTAGTTGTGACTTCAGCTTCTGCATGAAAATGTTGAACTCCATGACTTCAAATAGAAGTTAGATTCAAATTTATGGATTACAAAGCTTTGGTATTGCTTTGAGAGATAGAATTCTAGAGATCCAAACACCTACAGAGCTAGCTGATAAACTCCCATTAGATTTACTAATGCTAGGAAGAATTAAACGATGAATGAGTGTGTGGGCTACTTTTGTCTTTTTGTTTGGTTACTGTAGCTGGCTGAGTGACCTATTAGGTGAGGAAGAGATACACGATTGGATTAGGGATTTTCTGGTGTAAACAAGTACTGGAGCTGAGCTCCTGAGAAAGGCCAGGCCTCTTGAATGGCCTAACACCTGTGTGTTTCTCTTTTTCCAGACTTCTACAGTACAAAAATAATATTCAGCTTACTCTTTCGCTGTGTTTCTTTTAGAATCTATCATTAGCATTAAGAAAATGTTCGCAGTGATCATGCATGACAAATACAAACCTTCACTTTGGGGCAGTCTACTCCGGAGGTACCTCAATAAAGCTTGTGTGGGTCCAGAAACCAATGAGCTGGAAAGAAAACAAAGGTTTAACTTACAGAAGCATTAAATGCAAAGGAACAAGAAAATGTCTCATGGTCACACCTTCGAAGAGTTCGTAAAGGGTTCCCAGTAAGCAAAAGTTTTCTCAGGGTGGTCATCTCACCTAGAGTTAGAAGAGCCAATAACAAAAATTGTTTGTTAATCACCAAACTTCATATTGTTTTGAATACTATAAAGAGTGAAAAGTAAGCAGGcctttgtgtgtgtgtgtgtgtaagcTAATTATGGTTCTCTCAAAAAGTAGGATCATAtctgctaattttttttaattacagtACAGAATTAAATTTAATATGCTTCATTTTAATAAACTAATTGGAAATATAATATAAGAGGATTTATTGAACAAATACGAGCTACAGAAAAAATTTCTGCAAATGTACACtacatttaatctaaaacatgTGGAGTAAGCTAACCTTACCAAGCTCAGGAGCCAATCCAGTCAATGAATTGTTTGAGAGATCCAGGACTGAGAGGCGCAATTTGCATGCCTCCACTGGGTACTCCTTCAACTATAAAGTAATGAAAGATTGTTTAGTAAGCCAATGTTAGATTGCTCAATGCCTTAATGAAGTCAGCCTTCATTATTAAATGTTTGTCATTAACTAGAAGTTACTAATTTTTCGCTGATCAGTTCATCATTAATACTTATAGTAGTTATGTATCCTGTGTTTACAACTGCGGGTAGGAATGAATAAATGAGTTGGCTTCCAAGTAACACAGAAAAGTCAATTTCAACAAATTATTAGCTACCTGATTTGAATGAAGATCAAAAGTCCCTAAATGAGAAAGTGAGCCAATTTCTGCTGGCAATGTTGACAGTGCATTATTCCTGAAAATTGATATTGAAAAATTCCAATAAATGTCTAAGATGTGAAATAATAGagattaaaaaaatacataaaatatgattttgtaacAGCAGATACCCCATGTAGAACTCCACAAGGGAACAGCAACCAGTTATTGATGAAGGGATAGCTGAAATTCCTGCGTAACTCGTAGTATTATGCAACTAACAAGCACGTGCGTTTATTTGAGTTTTAAGTATACCAATGAAAGAATATTGAAGAAGGCAACTCATAACTACTCACTGTTCTGATGGAGGTCAAGACGAATGATACGTGAAAGGCTTCCAATGCTCTCTGGTATACTACTCAGCAAATTTTTTGCTGCACAGATGACAGCTCACTGttatatacacaaaaatataaagGAAGGAATTACACTCAAATCACAAACAATGGACAATTACATGCATTGAGTTCCGTAAGCTGGGTCCATGATGCAATCAAATTATCAGATAGCATTGTTAGCTTGTTTCCCTGGCATAGACGAATGATACAAATCACATTTTAGAGCCCCCAATATGTCAATCACAGTTGCTTTTCCAGAATATAACTTATAAACAATCCCACAAACAGTATTTAGGTGCTAAATCTACAAATATTACTAACCTCCACATCTAGTTTAGTCAATTTTGAACAATTCACCATATCTTCTGGCAAACTGGTGATGCTGTTGTTTGATGCCTGAAAAAGAGTTACAAAAGGCAGCATTTATTGTAGACCGTAAAAAACACCaaagcaaaataaaaaaattaaaaaaaaattcttcttttTTAAAGCTAGCCAGAAGTAAATTTAAGCAATCTGGTGTACTAAGCCATACAGTCAATGCAAAGGCTGATGACAACTGGCCAACATCAATTCTATCTTCcatatattacatttatactAAGATCCAAAATAAGAAGAATTACTCTGTTAAAGTGGGATGGCCAGGCCAAGGTTAGAATTACATAATTATCATCCAAGCACAAAAAAGCTTACCTTCAAGTCTGATAAGCCCACACATCTTCCAAGTGAGCTTGGGAGTTCCTTAAGCTGATTGCGTGAACAATCAATTCTAGAACCAACACACATAAATACTGTATCAATAACAATTTAAATTAAGTTCACTCCTAAATTTAACAACATAAACAATAACACCAATAAATTTATatagataaagaaaaaaaaaccacttCAAGCAATTGTACCCTATCTATATGCCATTTACCATAGCATAATGCAAGCACAACGCTTAACAAGGGTGGTAACTTAAAAACTCAACAAAACACGTTAGTTTTCACGATCCCAAAAATTACATCGATGGATTTGTAATAAGATTAAGCCTGCTTGTTTTTCTATAGCAATAAAGCCACAGAGGTAAGTGAAGTAAGCAATCATGCCACTCATAAAGACTAACTAATGTCACTTGAGCAAGTGGTTAGTTGCCTGAGTGTGTGATCAGGTGCGTAATTCCTCTTGTTCTGTTGAATTGTGCTCCCCTCCTAAAAAAAGTTAAGAAGAGAGAGCACTTACTTGACCAGAGAAATTGCAGACCCAATTTCGTCGGGCAACTGTTGTATCGAGTTGAAGGACACATCTAATGATTTCAGCGCGGGAAgcctttaaaaaatttcaatagtTATGTACCAATAGGTGTTCTGTGTTCATTAGAGAAATGCATGCTTAAGGCAAACAAAACTTCGAGAAATAGAAAACTCACTCTCCAATGGCAGCTGGAAGCTCAGAAAGTTTGTTGTGGCTGACATTTAAGACTGTGAGTTGAGGCAAATTTCTCAAATCATCCTTCAAAACTTTAATATTGTTGTGAGCTACAATGAGTTTTTGAAGCTCCACAGCCTGAAGAATACAAAGAACCAAAGCCGTTAATTTCATGATATTAAGTGATGACCGTGCAACACTTTAAACATCTGCAACGAAGCCagcatttataaattattatacaGAAATTTTTGGAGAGCTACCTCCCACCACTTCTCGCCATCCTCAACTGAATCCAAGCTCCGGTAGACCTCGTTCGGAATTTCTCTGAAAATCGAATCCAAATACAGTTAGGTCAATTAAATCGAAATCTGACCGTTGACGTAGAGGAGAAGAATGACTTACCTGAGAGAGCGGTTTGAAAGGTTGAGAGAACCAGAAGCTCTGGCAGCTTTGAGAAGGCGATCCATGGCAGCAACTGGTAATGTGGACAAATGAGCTTCCGATTTCAGATCTATACTCCCAAGGAGTATGGATTAAGCGCCAAAGGTCCCCATTCTTATTCTCTTCTTTTGTAACTTGTAAGTCTAGCAACAACTTTTTTTTAGCggttattattattactttttaatCTTTATTTcggattttttttttgacaaattatttcGGATCGATTATTACATTTTGATAATATTTAGTTAGTGAATGGGTGCAAATTAATTTTAGGTGACATTTTTTTACTAGGTGTATAGTGAAATTTTATAAACTTTTATGCATGTATTAAGATACAAACTTAAGGTTGTTTGTCTTGTCTTAtttttggactttgtattttgaaaatttattttttagacTGTGTTTTACAAAACATTTCAAATAGAATCTtttagaaaaaattgaatatatgaAATATTGTATATAGCCTACTTTAGAtattaatgagaataataaaaagggTTATCAATATATTATTATCAATGCGCTCggtgtcacgggccgccaacttcaatactcgaattgacggaacgtgcggcacttgacAGCGCTCGCAGCTAGCAAGTCAGCcaagaattcacacctgcggcaagcaaactcaatggttagccacgttacaagtctcacccaagtaagggcaattatgaagcgagagcaagcacgaggcaagctatccagagacaacatcccacacaacaatcagagtatacaacacagtcaagtggcacgcaatggcccaacgaaggtaacaaacaagcaacacatagaccgtaaagaaagcatacacaaagggacatggcaaagcatcgttttattcatataaggcatTGATAGGACAaaggagtacacagcttaagcccctatctgctggtggccatggttcttccttaagtcaccaggtcacctccccctaaggagctttctaaggaaatgaagtcttcccaggaacatatatgatttttgtctgggagacatatgcataattacaaaagtgtcatcccctacccatgaggttacttggtgcaagacttgactaatgatcaagcaccaaggcatgctcatatctacaaaatggccccctggaggtgtgtcatgacgcagcacgtcCCACCCTTAAACCTTCCGCGTCCTCGACAACCCTGCCccttgctgatcttcaatcttctgcgtatgcttgtgcaagtcctctgccctttcccagcaaatttcttcatctccgagccctttccacttcaccagaaactctttcttcttctttctgtccacgaccacggtcctctctgctaggatttcttcaggttgtctgcTGCTTCATGGCTTGACGCTGACTCCTCCTCTGGTAGACTGGTTGCGCGCTGGATCTTCGTGATTCGGCTTGAGGTTGCTAACGTGCAAGACCGGATGTATCTTCATCCAGtctggtaagctgactttgtaggaggttaggcccactttcgagatgactggaacaggaccctcgtatttgcggacgagtctgatgtccttattccctcagAATCTCAGTTGTTCGGGCCTCATCTTGATCATCACTGAGTCGCCTGCTTTGAATTCCAGCGGTTGCCTCTTCTAATCTGCCCACTccttcattctctttgatgccttctccagataggctCGGGCAATCTCGGTGGTTTTCTTCTAGTCTTTCGTGAAATTAAAGGCTCTCCGATTTCTTCCCtgatactcatccactgtgtggggtaacagcagttgctgaccgttaacaacttcaaaagcgctcttgtttgacgaagaactcttctgagaattgaaacaaaattgagctatgtctagtagctgcggccaattcttttggttggcaCTAACGAAATGCCGCAAATACTCTTCCAggatcccattgaatctttcagtctgtccgtttgtctgaggatggtagctcgaggaaatatttagttgtgaccccaaaagattgaataattcggaccaaaaggtccctgtgaatcttccatcacggtcactaactatgttttggggtactccccaatacttaactacatacttgaagaaaagtctcgctgtctcttctgccgagcaaTATTTCGACACCAgtatgaaggttgcatactttgaaaatctgtccacgatcaccaagatcgcactcaagtctcccatcttcggtaaactagtaatgaattcaagcgacacactctcccatggtcgacttgggactaacaaaggttccaaCAACCCTGGCGTCTTGTGTCTCTCTACTTTGTCTTGCTAGCaggtgagacaggtcttggtgtactccacaatatcgtcgcgcatttgtggccagtagtacccctgcttcaatagggcatgagttctctgccaccctggatgacccgcccacaaggtatcgtgacactcactcattagtgtcctccgcaaatctcccgtctttggaacatataagcggcCACCCTTGGCTTTGAAAAGATCGTCTTCTACCCAAAATTGGCGAGTCTTCCcctcttttgcgagattcatgatggtctttaccaccgggtctttcaccaggttctccttaatgcgctctcggagtggagtggtcaccatgctagCTCTCGGCAAGACCCCACAAATCCATGTGTACAAGCTCAAATGGAGTACATGCATGAGAAAAAGAAATGGAAAAAGGGAAACGATGGCTCTTGGCCATTTGATAGTCATTACAAAATGGAAAAGCATATGTAGAACATGACGAAACATTGCAGCTACGGAGGACTTGATTGACGATGGGATGAGAAGggtgactgtaacgccctggctaccccagaacagttacggtgaacggtggaccagaaatttgactcactacctgagtcctttggtcaaaaacgtgctctaagtgtaattaacgggttaaggcataaaaccaataaaaaggaaatggagatttttattacaaactgctctgcagagctaaacaaaacgtttacaagctgttctcagtacaaaaaggtcactactgttgtaaagttacaatcctgccgacctaagcggcaaaaatagggtaaaccccctagttcctctgagaacaccttgaccgtggtggtcaagcggctgcatacgtacacaccaccacatcagctctccactcaaggctaggtgagcttctctttccctttacctgcaccacatagcacccatgagccaaggcccagcaagaaaacataacactttatataacattatcaaatgattatcattataatcacactgagcataaagctttcaaacaaatgggtaaacaccacatgaggttttgataaaccacactgagtgactgccatgcaagtcactaattcagatggaagagtggctgatgggtaagccactagccttcaacaggttctggtaaccacactgagtgactgccatgcaagtcactaattcagatgggagagtggctgctgagtaagccactagcctccaagcgcttatttcattcatcgaccctcggggtcggtctggcattaatgctctctgagccattcaatgctggtgATCTATCAGATCAAaacttgttggcttgcgtgacacacgctaagtccgtcctgactaataagccagctcaaagtgatcagtgcccagtaccacccctgaacctgactaataagt
This genomic interval from Humulus lupulus chromosome 8, drHumLupu1.1, whole genome shotgun sequence contains the following:
- the LOC133796945 gene encoding plant intracellular Ras-group-related LRR protein 6 — its product is MDRLLKAARASGSLNLSNRSLREIPNEVYRSLDSVEDGEKWWEAVELQKLIVAHNNIKVLKDDLRNLPQLTVLNVSHNKLSELPAAIGELPALKSLDVSFNSIQQLPDEIGSAISLVKIDCSRNQLKELPSSLGRCVGLSDLKASNNSITSLPEDMVNCSKLTKLDVEGNKLTMLSDNLIASWTQLTELNASKNLLSSIPESIGSLSRIIRLDLHQNRISAIPSSITGCCSLVEFYMGNNALSTLPAEIGSLSHLGTFDLHSNQLKEYPVEACKLRLSVLDLSNNSLTGLAPELGEMTTLRKLLLTGNPLRTLRSSLVSGPTQALLRYLRSRLPQSEEAEVTTTAKVDVITMATRLSIASKELSLEGLGLGAVPSQVWESGEVIKVDLSRNSIQELPVELSSCMSLQTLILSRNKIKEWPGAIFKSLPNLLSLKLESNLLGQIPSDGFQAIPMIQVLDLSGNAASLPEHPPFSSLPHLQELYLRQMQIYEVPSEILGLQNLRILDLSRNSLQSIPPGFKNLTSLIELDLSDNNISTLPPELGLLEPSLQVLRLDGNPLRSIRRTILDRGTKAVLTYLKDKITDL